A stretch of the Bradyrhizobium arachidis genome encodes the following:
- a CDS encoding GNAT family N-acetyltransferase, whose protein sequence is MTDPSLAFGAWMGDRLIGSSLGTSWGSLGIFGPISTHPDTWNHGTARLLIPPVLERLNALGARHLAFFTFAESTKHIALYQRFGFWPRFLTAIMTRLVEANEIMPETTRYSTVAGAGQAHWLDACRALTTEVRDGLDLSAEIRTAHAQGHGDSVFLTDGSRMEAVALCEYGPKSPAGAGSCLIRFGAVRPSSESETRFSQLVTACGALAVDEGLKQVVACVNASRPKTYRHLLSMGFRAQRNGVTMHRPNEDAYHQTASYILDDMR, encoded by the coding sequence ATGACAGATCCCTCGCTGGCTTTTGGCGCATGGATGGGAGATCGGTTGATCGGATCGAGCCTGGGAACTAGCTGGGGAAGCTTGGGAATATTCGGCCCGATCTCCACACACCCCGACACCTGGAATCACGGGACCGCCAGACTTCTCATCCCGCCGGTGCTCGAACGGTTGAATGCATTGGGAGCTCGGCATCTAGCCTTCTTCACGTTTGCCGAGAGTACAAAACACATTGCCTTGTATCAGAGGTTTGGCTTCTGGCCGCGGTTTCTCACCGCGATCATGACCCGCTTGGTCGAAGCCAATGAGATAATGCCAGAAACGACTCGCTATTCGACCGTTGCCGGCGCAGGTCAAGCACATTGGCTTGACGCATGCCGAGCTTTAACGACTGAGGTGCGCGACGGATTGGATCTCTCAGCGGAAATACGCACTGCTCACGCGCAGGGACACGGCGACAGCGTCTTTCTTACGGATGGATCACGAATGGAGGCGGTGGCTTTGTGCGAGTATGGACCGAAGAGCCCCGCAGGGGCCGGTTCATGTTTGATCAGGTTCGGAGCGGTTCGCCCCAGCTCGGAGAGTGAAACGCGCTTCAGTCAATTGGTCACTGCCTGCGGAGCACTGGCAGTAGACGAAGGGCTTAAGCAGGTGGTGGCATGTGTAAATGCCAGCCGGCCCAAAACATATCGACATCTCCTGTCAATGGGCTTCCGTGCCCAACGCAATGGCGTAACTATGCATCGCCCGAATGAGGACGCATACCATCAAACAGCCTCGTACATCCTTGATGATATGCGATAG
- a CDS encoding adenylate/guanylate cyclase domain-containing protein — MDIPQIMRRLAAILATDVAGYSRLMAADEEATLRTLDAYCRTISDLVSEHVGRIFGSAGDSVIAEFSSPVQAVRAAVAIQRALARHNADLPSDRKMELRIGINLDDVMVDNDNLFGDGVNVAARLQGVADPGGICISGVVRDQIEGKLNFPLTPIGQRSLKNISRPVSVYSVDWRLQHPAATGVLAGELALPDKPSIAVLPFSNMSSDSEQEYFAEGITEDIITALSHHRWFFVIARNSSFAYKGRTVDVKQTARELGVRYVLEGSVRRAGQRVRISSQLIEAETGNHLWAERFDRDLADIFAIQDEITQSVVGAIEPEMLLMEGKRACRKSIGNLDAFDCCMRAMWHFSQLAPEHHEQAIALLRQAIKVDPNLAQAHMMLARTLVGRIMYGWSSDLTNDASEAHTAAARSVAIDDRDPYCHYALCWTSLVMRMHAQALSEAQRSIDLNPNFALGFFVLGVVRIHIGHFREALDALRRFLRLNPNDPQARAFLSYVALAHYHQENYEEAAHFCELAVSARRPYIGLRTLVASLGQLGRVEEARHLLNELISRQPIDPQQLFDITTPYLDEKYREHLADGLLRAGVTNLRQ, encoded by the coding sequence ATGGACATCCCTCAGATCATGAGACGTTTGGCTGCGATTCTGGCAACGGATGTTGCCGGCTATAGTCGCCTCATGGCGGCGGACGAGGAAGCGACCCTGCGGACCCTGGACGCGTACTGTCGCACGATATCCGACCTTGTTTCTGAACACGTGGGGCGCATTTTCGGATCCGCCGGAGACAGCGTGATTGCAGAGTTCAGCAGCCCGGTGCAGGCCGTGCGCGCCGCAGTCGCCATCCAGCGCGCGCTTGCTCGCCACAACGCCGATCTCCCGAGCGACCGGAAGATGGAACTTCGAATTGGCATCAATCTCGACGACGTGATGGTGGACAACGACAACCTGTTCGGCGACGGAGTAAACGTTGCTGCGCGGTTGCAGGGCGTTGCTGACCCCGGCGGAATTTGCATCTCCGGTGTGGTCCGCGATCAGATCGAAGGCAAGCTGAACTTTCCCCTTACGCCAATCGGACAACGATCGTTAAAGAACATCAGTCGTCCGGTTTCGGTCTACTCAGTGGACTGGCGGCTCCAGCATCCGGCGGCCACGGGCGTTTTAGCCGGCGAGCTCGCGCTGCCAGACAAGCCATCGATTGCGGTGCTGCCGTTCTCCAACATGAGCAGCGATTCCGAGCAGGAGTACTTCGCGGAAGGCATTACAGAAGATATCATTACCGCTCTGTCACACCACCGATGGTTCTTTGTCATCGCGCGAAATTCGAGCTTCGCCTACAAGGGGCGGACCGTCGACGTAAAGCAGACCGCTCGCGAGCTTGGCGTGCGATATGTTCTCGAAGGGAGCGTAAGACGGGCCGGTCAGCGGGTGCGGATCTCAAGCCAGCTGATCGAAGCGGAAACCGGAAACCACCTCTGGGCCGAGCGGTTCGACCGCGACCTGGCCGACATTTTTGCCATCCAGGACGAGATCACACAGAGCGTGGTCGGCGCGATCGAACCCGAGATGCTTCTCATGGAAGGGAAGCGGGCCTGTCGCAAGAGCATCGGCAATTTGGACGCGTTCGACTGCTGCATGCGCGCGATGTGGCATTTCTCGCAACTCGCTCCCGAGCACCACGAGCAAGCCATAGCCCTGCTGCGACAGGCGATAAAGGTTGACCCGAACCTCGCCCAGGCACACATGATGCTCGCACGGACACTGGTCGGCCGGATCATGTACGGTTGGAGCAGCGATCTCACAAACGACGCATCTGAGGCTCATACGGCTGCGGCGCGCTCGGTTGCGATCGATGACCGCGATCCCTACTGCCACTACGCGTTGTGCTGGACGAGTTTGGTGATGCGAATGCATGCGCAGGCGCTTTCGGAGGCGCAGCGCTCGATCGACCTCAACCCGAATTTCGCGCTCGGGTTCTTCGTCCTTGGCGTAGTTCGGATCCATATCGGACACTTCAGAGAAGCTCTTGACGCTTTGCGACGTTTCCTTCGTCTGAACCCGAATGATCCTCAAGCCCGTGCCTTTCTCAGCTACGTAGCGCTGGCACATTACCATCAAGAGAACTACGAGGAGGCAGCACATTTTTGCGAGTTGGCGGTCAGTGCGCGCCGCCCTTACATTGGTCTCCGAACTCTCGTGGCAAGCCTGGGTCAACTTGGACGCGTTGAGGAAGCGCGCCATTTGCTAAACGAGTTAATCTCCCGACAGCCGATAGATCCCCAGCAGCTGTTCGACATTACAACCCCCTACCTTGACGAGAAGTATCGGGAGCACCTCGCAGACGGCTTGCTTCGCGCAGGCGTGACCAACTTGCGGCAATAG
- a CDS encoding peptidoglycan-binding domain-containing protein: protein MRALILVLSILAIVDSAHVAKAGLSSTPRETLAPADAAIATDEATQETEDQIGLTKAKRREVQHGLTRLGFDTKVNGKFDESTRAVIARWQEEHGYPTTGFLNAAEHKVLMDAATEAAKSDHQDRRRAGSRAPYSRGVGGPIGAIGGAVHNVVGGVAGLFRR, encoded by the coding sequence ATGCGCGCCTTGATCCTAGTATTGTCCATCCTAGCGATCGTCGACAGCGCGCACGTTGCCAAGGCTGGTCTGAGCAGCACGCCCCGCGAAACGTTGGCACCCGCCGATGCGGCGATCGCTACCGACGAAGCGACTCAGGAGACCGAGGATCAGATCGGCCTCACCAAGGCAAAGCGTCGTGAAGTGCAACATGGGCTAACCAGGCTCGGGTTCGACACCAAGGTCAATGGGAAGTTCGACGAATCGACTCGCGCTGTCATCGCGCGCTGGCAGGAGGAGCACGGCTACCCTACGACTGGCTTCCTCAACGCCGCCGAGCACAAGGTACTAATGGACGCCGCGACGGAGGCTGCCAAATCTGACCATCAAGACCGTCGTCGCGCTGGGAGCCGTGCTCCCTATTCGCGTGGTGTCGGCGGTCCGATCGGCGCAATCGGCGGCGCGGTGCACAACGTAGTGGGGGGCGTGGCCGGACTATTCCGCAGATGA
- a CDS encoding PRC-barrel domain-containing protein: protein MPSVKHRASNILNEYGAAQSELIGKAVVLTDGKAGTVENVWLDDLHGLRISIKDHDGRWPVSTIKFTEN from the coding sequence ATGCCATCGGTGAAGCACCGTGCCTCAAATATTTTGAATGAGTACGGTGCGGCGCAATCCGAATTGATCGGCAAAGCCGTCGTCCTTACCGACGGAAAGGCGGGCACGGTCGAGAACGTTTGGCTGGATGATTTGCACGGGCTTCGGATTTCGATCAAAGATCATGACGGAAGATGGCCAGTCTCAACCATCAAGTTCACGGAGAACTAG
- a CDS encoding DUF2934 domain-containing protein, whose protein sequence is MDHRGELQRLQHQLELANRMIPLICDVATVERLESFAKVIKGRLDELQVSIQREETCSRAFVLWLEAGRPEGRDLEFWLRAEREWTGNDQTSTHTAPGIWNRRRSDDLNPQAGFPADSRPARPLALTPPAPHGEAVLHREVRMAHVYDDDIRARAYKLWEESGRPEGRRDEFWQEAERQLKEEQVRHELKTPDTL, encoded by the coding sequence GTGGACCACCGGGGCGAACTTCAGAGGCTGCAACATCAGCTCGAACTGGCTAATCGCATGATCCCGTTGATTTGCGACGTTGCCACCGTGGAGCGGCTCGAAAGCTTCGCGAAGGTGATCAAGGGCAGGCTCGATGAGTTGCAGGTGTCAATTCAGCGCGAGGAAACTTGCAGCCGTGCCTTTGTGCTGTGGCTGGAAGCGGGCCGGCCGGAAGGACGTGATCTGGAGTTCTGGTTGCGTGCTGAAAGGGAGTGGACGGGCAACGACCAGACTTCAACGCACACGGCACCAGGGATTTGGAACCGTCGTCGATCCGACGACTTGAATCCGCAGGCCGGATTTCCCGCCGACAGCCGGCCTGCACGGCCTTTGGCTCTAACCCCACCAGCCCCCCACGGCGAGGCCGTGCTTCATCGGGAGGTTCGCATGGCTCACGTCTATGACGATGATATCCGCGCGCGTGCCTACAAGCTTTGGGAAGAGTCCGGCAGGCCTGAAGGACGTCGGGACGAGTTCTGGCAGGAGGCCGAGCGCCAGCTCAAAGAGGAACAGGTCAGGCACGAATTGAAGACGCCGGACACGCTTTGA
- a CDS encoding glycosyltransferase → MTVRDDGAGALSDAPSQKLHICHVAATTEGALWVFEQLRDLRDRFGYDVSVILNGNSGTLVDRFRAAGIRVLVSDFEFLATADLFALPKKILALAAILKRERFDVVQTHLFHSMVIGRIAAWLADVPVRLAMIAGPFHLEAYTPRWIDGSTQWMETALIPSCGLSRDLYMSMGVAKERLSVIYYGPDETAFDPAQHAADDLRAEYGWPQDTPLIGMVAYFYAELGTNRWTPPAVHGRSVKCHADLIKAMPDILQEFPAAKLLLVGKAWEEGGRQYLAKLEALVADLGLSDNVKFTGYRKSVPATLKSLDVAVQASLSENLGGSIEALLMECPTVATRVGGLVDSVIDGETGVLVAPADPADLARGILTLLRDPKMGRELGQRGRRLMLERFTLRRTVENQHRLYQRLKRDAPAGYRKSRTALRTILGAGVCGYLGFRYLVVDSRILPAWDAGWRPWHFARARYRIARILHALASQIDRRSKRRQMRAVTPVAAPAAQPVQVNLQFQSVQPAAPEPIAPQLRLLARMMLYRFYAFVGRQKLGWGLRAKFRRMLATAWQRLTGLWR, encoded by the coding sequence GTGACGGTCCGTGACGATGGCGCGGGCGCATTGTCCGATGCACCTTCGCAGAAGCTGCACATCTGTCACGTCGCTGCGACGACGGAAGGGGCGCTCTGGGTGTTCGAGCAATTGCGCGATCTGCGCGATCGGTTCGGCTACGACGTGTCGGTCATCCTCAACGGCAATTCGGGAACGCTGGTCGACCGTTTCCGCGCCGCCGGTATCCGGGTTCTCGTGAGCGATTTCGAGTTCCTTGCGACCGCCGACCTGTTCGCGCTGCCGAAGAAGATTCTCGCGCTTGCCGCGATCCTCAAGCGCGAGCGCTTCGATGTCGTGCAGACGCACCTGTTCCACTCGATGGTGATCGGCCGGATCGCGGCATGGCTAGCCGACGTGCCGGTGCGGCTCGCCATGATCGCCGGGCCCTTCCATCTCGAAGCCTACACGCCGCGCTGGATCGACGGCTCGACGCAGTGGATGGAAACGGCGCTGATTCCGTCGTGCGGGCTCAGCCGCGATCTCTACATGTCGATGGGAGTCGCGAAGGAGCGGCTTTCCGTCATCTATTACGGTCCCGACGAGACCGCGTTCGATCCTGCGCAACACGCTGCCGACGATCTTCGCGCCGAGTACGGCTGGCCGCAGGATACCCCGCTGATCGGCATGGTCGCTTATTTCTATGCCGAGCTTGGCACCAACCGCTGGACGCCGCCGGCCGTGCATGGCCGCTCGGTCAAATGCCACGCCGACCTGATCAAGGCCATGCCTGACATCCTTCAGGAGTTTCCCGCCGCCAAGCTTTTGCTGGTGGGGAAGGCCTGGGAGGAGGGCGGCCGGCAATATCTTGCGAAGCTGGAAGCGCTGGTTGCCGACCTCGGCCTGTCTGACAACGTCAAGTTCACGGGCTATCGGAAAAGCGTCCCGGCGACGCTGAAGTCTCTCGATGTCGCAGTCCAGGCCTCGCTCAGCGAAAACCTCGGTGGATCGATCGAGGCGCTGCTGATGGAATGTCCGACGGTCGCGACGCGGGTCGGCGGACTCGTCGACAGCGTGATCGACGGCGAAACCGGCGTGCTCGTTGCGCCCGCCGATCCGGCCGATCTCGCGCGCGGAATCCTGACTCTGCTGCGCGATCCGAAGATGGGGCGCGAACTGGGTCAGCGCGGCCGTCGCCTGATGCTCGAACGCTTCACCTTGCGGCGGACGGTGGAAAACCAGCACAGGCTGTATCAGAGGCTGAAGCGCGATGCCCCTGCCGGTTACCGCAAATCTCGCACCGCGCTTCGTACCATCCTGGGCGCCGGGGTCTGCGGCTACCTCGGGTTTCGCTATCTCGTGGTCGATTCGCGGATCCTGCCGGCATGGGACGCCGGCTGGCGTCCCTGGCATTTTGCGCGAGCCCGCTACCGGATTGCCCGTATCCTGCACGCGCTCGCGTCACAGATCGACAGGCGGAGCAAGCGCCGGCAGATGCGAGCCGTGACGCCGGTTGCCGCTCCCGCTGCTCAACCGGTGCAGGTCAATCTGCAGTTCCAGTCGGTGCAGCCGGCCGCGCCGGAGCCGATCGCGCCGCAGCTTCGGCTGCTGGCCCGCATGATGCTCTACCGGTTTTACGCCTTTGTCGGACGCCAGAAGCTCGGCTGGGGTCTGCGCGCCAAATTTCGTCGCATGCTCGCGACGGCCTGGCAAAGGTTGACCGGCTTGTGGCGATGA
- the solA gene encoding N-methyl-L-tryptophan oxidase, producing MKHYDVIVLGLGAMGSSALYQLASRNVSVLGIDQYDPPHRLGSTHGESRITRVACGEGPMYSALARRSHRIWTELEEQLDVSLMRLNGLAVIGGPRGAHRHQNPRFVETTEEAADLAGVKYERLSPAELMARHPAFRISDDEKVYFDKDSGYVTPEACIRAQLVRARQQKADIRINERVTSYESVSGGVCVVTDRGVYHAGQLIITAGPWLPQLLRSPVELKVQRQVLYWFALADRKSLEMYQPENFPAFIWMVPGRDQNIYGLPALGGVSDGVKIATEQEQTEDTPESVSRVVSEEERRSMFATYVEPFFNGVTSQCVRAEVCLYTKVKDARFIIDRHPDMPNVLVASPCSGHGFKHSGGIGEVLAKLALRETIPADIDMRQFTFEEPARVGAA from the coding sequence ATGAAGCATTACGACGTGATTGTACTCGGCCTCGGTGCCATGGGCTCTTCGGCGCTCTATCAGCTCGCGTCGCGGAATGTGAGCGTGCTGGGAATCGATCAGTACGACCCTCCCCACCGGCTTGGCTCTACGCATGGCGAGAGCCGGATCACCCGCGTGGCCTGCGGTGAAGGTCCCATGTATTCGGCTCTCGCAAGGCGCTCCCATCGCATCTGGACCGAACTCGAAGAGCAGCTTGATGTCAGTCTTATGAGGCTGAATGGGCTTGCCGTCATAGGCGGCCCGCGAGGCGCGCATCGACATCAGAATCCCCGCTTTGTCGAAACGACCGAAGAAGCGGCCGATTTGGCGGGTGTGAAATATGAGCGACTCTCACCTGCCGAATTGATGGCCAGACATCCCGCGTTCCGGATCTCAGACGACGAGAAAGTCTATTTCGACAAGGACAGTGGGTACGTGACGCCTGAAGCGTGCATCCGTGCGCAGCTTGTCCGCGCCCGTCAACAAAAGGCTGACATCAGAATCAACGAGCGCGTCACTTCTTACGAGAGTGTATCGGGCGGAGTTTGCGTCGTTACGGATCGCGGCGTCTATCACGCCGGTCAACTCATCATCACCGCGGGGCCCTGGCTTCCGCAGTTGCTGCGTTCACCCGTAGAGCTGAAGGTGCAGCGTCAGGTGCTGTACTGGTTCGCGCTTGCAGACCGGAAATCCCTGGAGATGTATCAGCCGGAGAATTTTCCGGCTTTCATCTGGATGGTTCCGGGTCGAGATCAGAATATCTATGGACTTCCTGCGCTGGGCGGCGTTTCGGATGGCGTGAAGATCGCGACGGAACAGGAGCAGACGGAAGATACGCCTGAAAGCGTGTCTCGTGTCGTTTCCGAGGAAGAACGGCGCTCGATGTTTGCGACCTACGTCGAACCGTTCTTCAACGGCGTCACATCGCAGTGCGTCCGGGCTGAAGTCTGCCTGTACACCAAGGTCAAGGATGCGCGTTTCATCATCGATCGCCATCCGGACATGCCGAATGTTCTCGTGGCTTCGCCGTGCTCCGGGCACGGCTTCAAGCATTCGGGCGGCATCGGTGAAGTTCTCGCAAAGTTGGCGCTTCGCGAGACGATTCCAGCCGATATCGATATGCGACAATTTACGTTCGAGGAGCCGGCGCGGGTAGGTGCAGCATGA
- a CDS encoding amidase family protein, with the protein MAKKTVTKKKVVKKASRHTAAAKSAKKATKTTVKKAAPDKAAKPRRPKGQIWQWSAVETAAAIRSGAVSAVEAVESHLERMRAVNPKLNAVVVDLSEEALAAAHAADKQRAKGGELGLLHGVPVTVKENVDYEGRPNFNGVPANKDLIAPSDSPVVRNLKKAGAIVIGLTNTPEFSFRGFTDNPLHGLTLNPWDPDITCGGSSGGAGAAVAAGIGTIAHGNDIGGSLRWPAHCNGVATIKPTQGRIPAFNQSATSERPMLAHLMSAQGPLARHVGDVRLALEVMSQRDPRDPWWVPAPLVGPKPKGPIKVALAKIPEDMDVDPQVAAALRQAADHLERSGYRVSEVEVPDISGVWQTWCDIITNETVVMQEEAMLKVTSEDFHKAWGGMKAKADVLDLKAWMRATAARNGHIRAWQLFFEEYPVVLAPTTVKPTPGPREDTVSAERVQEIFWGEIRFISAINVLGLPGAVVPVAVHDGKPIGVQLIAGRYREDLALDAAAAIEKRAGVLAHQLWERMG; encoded by the coding sequence GTGGCGAAGAAGACTGTGACGAAGAAGAAGGTAGTGAAAAAGGCATCGCGCCATACCGCGGCAGCGAAGTCGGCGAAGAAAGCAACCAAGACAACGGTCAAGAAGGCCGCACCGGACAAGGCGGCCAAGCCGCGTCGTCCCAAGGGACAGATCTGGCAATGGTCCGCCGTCGAGACCGCGGCGGCGATCCGCTCCGGCGCCGTCTCTGCCGTGGAGGCCGTGGAATCTCATCTCGAGCGCATGCGCGCCGTCAATCCGAAGCTCAATGCCGTTGTCGTCGATCTCTCCGAGGAGGCGCTTGCAGCGGCGCATGCTGCGGACAAGCAGCGCGCCAAGGGCGGCGAACTTGGCCTGCTGCACGGCGTGCCCGTCACGGTGAAGGAAAACGTCGACTACGAGGGCCGACCGAATTTCAACGGCGTGCCGGCAAACAAGGATCTCATCGCGCCGTCGGACTCGCCCGTCGTGCGCAACCTGAAGAAGGCCGGTGCGATCGTCATCGGCCTCACCAACACGCCGGAATTCTCCTTCCGCGGCTTTACCGACAATCCGCTGCATGGCCTCACGCTCAACCCGTGGGATCCTGATATCACCTGCGGAGGTTCGTCGGGCGGCGCAGGCGCGGCAGTCGCCGCCGGCATCGGCACCATTGCGCATGGCAACGACATCGGCGGCTCGCTGCGCTGGCCGGCGCATTGCAACGGCGTCGCGACCATCAAGCCGACGCAGGGTCGCATTCCCGCATTCAACCAGAGCGCCACCTCTGAGCGCCCGATGCTCGCGCATCTGATGTCGGCGCAGGGGCCGCTCGCGCGCCATGTCGGCGACGTCCGCCTGGCGCTGGAGGTGATGAGCCAGCGCGATCCGCGCGATCCCTGGTGGGTGCCCGCGCCCCTGGTTGGGCCGAAGCCGAAGGGGCCGATCAAGGTCGCGCTGGCTAAGATCCCCGAGGATATGGACGTCGATCCGCAGGTCGCCGCGGCGCTGCGGCAGGCTGCCGATCACCTGGAGCGCTCCGGCTATCGCGTCAGCGAAGTCGAGGTGCCCGATATCAGCGGGGTCTGGCAGACCTGGTGCGACATCATCACCAACGAGACGGTGGTGATGCAGGAAGAGGCGATGCTGAAGGTGACCTCGGAGGACTTTCACAAAGCCTGGGGTGGCATGAAGGCCAAGGCCGATGTGCTCGATCTCAAGGCCTGGATGCGCGCCACCGCCGCGCGCAACGGCCATATCCGCGCCTGGCAATTGTTCTTCGAGGAGTATCCGGTCGTGCTGGCGCCGACGACGGTGAAGCCGACGCCGGGCCCGCGCGAGGACACGGTCAGCGCCGAGCGCGTGCAGGAGATATTTTGGGGCGAGATCCGCTTCATCTCCGCGATCAACGTGCTGGGCTTGCCCGGCGCCGTGGTGCCGGTGGCGGTGCATGACGGCAAACCCATCGGCGTGCAGCTCATCGCCGGCCGCTATCGTGAGGACCTCGCGCTGGACGCGGCGGCCGCGATCGAGAAGCGCGCCGGCGTGCTGGCCCATCAACTATGGGAGCGGATGGGCTAG
- a CDS encoding diguanylate cyclase, whose amino-acid sequence MSRLVSERTFLAGKIIFNFGQSSINCVVRRLSGQGATLEMESGLGVPEHFQLRVAGQDLLSCHVVWRSERQVGVAFEQPGSVERPTGEDRERSPDQLLRGQMLALRAALDHVPTGIVLLDSNLRARLINRSFRQMWRLPDEVADSNPSIMTLLLHGRDTGAYEVPDPELDAHVAARVRTIEAGDPTPVDVRRTNGDVVRVQCTPLPDGGRMLTYTPVTDIVRFSDELKLLRDALENVEDGVLLLDRDLNATFMNRRVRDFWEISEHEAAEHPAYASLVRRTRRMGAPDQSAAEAAKFPAKRVEEVKAGNHVRDLQAPDGRRLRTHCTTMQNGGRMLTYVDITDLTQKAQMLETLATTDPLTGLVNRRHFLTCLEAEWSRFQRYYRAVSVLMIDIDHFKSINDRYGHAAGDDAIKAVAAACIERKRKSDVVGRIGGEEFAVMLPETSLSRARTVADRIRKRVMALQLRSDQVQFGVTISVGIAEAAVSMSGIDALMNAADQALYRAKAEGRNRCIAWSPPPPAPKAAE is encoded by the coding sequence ATGTCCCGCTTGGTATCGGAACGAACGTTCCTGGCCGGGAAGATCATCTTCAATTTTGGCCAGTCCTCGATCAACTGCGTCGTGCGCCGGTTGTCGGGGCAGGGGGCGACGCTCGAGATGGAGAGCGGCCTGGGCGTGCCCGAGCACTTCCAATTGCGGGTCGCCGGTCAGGATCTGCTCTCCTGTCATGTGGTCTGGCGGTCGGAACGGCAGGTCGGCGTCGCCTTCGAGCAGCCGGGCAGCGTCGAGCGCCCGACCGGCGAGGATCGGGAACGCTCGCCCGATCAGCTGCTGCGCGGCCAGATGCTGGCGCTGCGCGCCGCGCTCGATCATGTGCCGACCGGCATCGTGCTGCTCGATTCCAACCTCAGGGCGCGCCTGATCAACCGGTCGTTCCGGCAGATGTGGCGCCTGCCTGACGAAGTCGCCGACAGCAATCCGTCCATTATGACGTTGCTTCTCCACGGCCGCGACACCGGTGCCTATGAAGTGCCGGACCCCGAGCTCGATGCCCATGTGGCGGCACGCGTCCGCACGATCGAGGCGGGCGATCCGACGCCGGTCGACGTACGCCGGACCAATGGCGATGTCGTGCGCGTCCAGTGTACGCCGCTGCCCGACGGTGGGCGCATGCTGACCTATACGCCTGTGACCGACATCGTGCGCTTCTCCGACGAGCTGAAGCTGCTTAGGGACGCGCTGGAGAATGTCGAGGACGGCGTGCTGCTGCTCGATCGCGATCTCAATGCGACTTTCATGAATAGGCGCGTGCGCGATTTCTGGGAGATCAGTGAGCACGAGGCGGCCGAGCACCCGGCCTATGCATCGCTGGTCCGTCGCACGCGACGCATGGGTGCGCCCGATCAAAGCGCGGCCGAAGCGGCCAAATTCCCGGCCAAGCGTGTGGAAGAGGTGAAGGCGGGCAACCATGTGCGCGACCTCCAGGCCCCTGACGGCCGCAGGCTCCGGACCCACTGCACCACGATGCAGAACGGCGGCCGCATGCTGACCTATGTGGATATCACCGACCTGACGCAAAAAGCCCAGATGCTGGAAACGCTGGCGACGACCGATCCGCTCACGGGTCTGGTCAACCGCCGGCATTTCCTCACGTGCCTCGAGGCGGAATGGAGCCGCTTCCAGCGCTACTATCGCGCCGTCTCCGTCCTGATGATCGACATCGATCACTTCAAGTCGATCAACGATCGCTACGGCCATGCGGCCGGTGACGATGCGATCAAGGCCGTGGCGGCTGCCTGTATCGAGCGCAAGCGCAAATCCGATGTTGTCGGCCGCATCGGCGGCGAGGAGTTTGCGGTGATGCTGCCGGAGACCAGCCTGTCACGCGCCAGGACGGTTGCCGATCGCATCCGCAAGCGCGTGATGGCGCTGCAGCTCCGCTCGGATCAAGTACAGTTCGGCGTCACGATCAGTGTCGGCATTGCCGAGGCGGCGGTGAGCATGTCCGGCATCGACGCGTTGATGAATGCGGCGGATCAGGCGCTGTATCGCGCCAAGGCCGAAGGTCGCAACCGCTGCATCGCCTGGTCGCCTCCGCCGCCTGCGCCAAAGGCCGCGGAGTAG
- a CDS encoding carboxymuconolactone decarboxylase family protein: MRLPILDPKDLSDEQKPLYDDMQTGIKDHFKGFVNMRDDGALLGPWNPWLREPRFGKPVWELVKAIASNPLLPPNVREVAILVTGSHFRSGYELYAHVLVAEQRGLPDDKLATIVAGQRPVDLTKQEAVAYDMASALVSGGVLPELTWRAAVKEFGEHGAAELSYLVGVYCMVSVTLNTFDVPVPD, encoded by the coding sequence GTGCGTCTTCCCATTCTCGATCCAAAAGACCTGAGTGACGAGCAGAAGCCGCTCTATGACGACATGCAAACCGGCATCAAGGACCATTTCAAGGGCTTTGTGAACATGCGCGACGATGGCGCGCTGCTCGGGCCCTGGAATCCCTGGCTCCGCGAGCCGCGCTTCGGCAAGCCGGTGTGGGAGCTAGTCAAGGCGATCGCGTCGAATCCGCTATTGCCCCCGAACGTGCGTGAGGTCGCGATCCTCGTCACGGGCTCGCACTTCCGCTCCGGCTATGAGCTCTACGCGCATGTGCTGGTTGCCGAGCAGCGCGGCCTGCCGGACGACAAGCTCGCGACCATCGTCGCCGGTCAGCGGCCCGTCGACCTGACCAAGCAGGAGGCGGTGGCCTACGACATGGCCTCCGCACTGGTCAGCGGCGGCGTGCTGCCGGAATTGACCTGGCGCGCGGCGGTCAAGGAGTTTGGCGAGCATGGCGCCGCCGAACTGTCCTACCTCGTGGGCGTCTACTGCATGGTCTCGGTCACGCTGAACACATTTGACGTGCCGGTGCCGGACTAG